Proteins from a single region of Starkeya sp. ORNL1:
- the addB gene encoding double-strand break repair protein AddB yields MSRTPRLFTVPASAPFLATLAGALLDGDLVPGFAPRGDPLALASATVFLPTRRAGRLLGEALLAQTSGATLLPRIVPLGDVDEDALAFAEEFTEPPSSVPATTRRLALANLVGRWRDLLRDDDGRAAVAAGPGAGLALADALGQLIDEMAAQEVPWERLDDLVPGEHDRYWDMALDFLKIAREAWPALLAAMNAIDGSVRRDRLIAAEAARLAALGEDAGPVIAAGSTGSMPATARLLASVARLPLGALVLPGLDTDLDEAAWRGLIDKEQPAPSHPQYGLARLLALVGVEREDVKVLGAPALFGRERLLSEALRPALATDAWASLGNAWPATVGTALADVAVIEADDAREEALTIAIALRETLETADRTAALVTPDRDLARRVAAELLRFGIAIDDSAGEPLSESVAGRLARLVADAAADELAPVPLVGLLRHPHARFGLEASALASVTDALELMVLRGPRPAADADGLIAAVAGFDPRNFHRTDPRRGIGDSERSIAADLAGRIGAALTPLLALGRCSHPFADLVAVHRAACDAVREGFAAAPGDAATLILAEAFDALGEGGPYASDMTLADYASALPDLFSAWSVRPPLDANARLRILGPLEARLVAVDRMVLAGLVEDGWPAAVRSDPWLSRPMRAALGLEAPERRIGLSAHDFAQFCGAPELILARAAKVGGAPTVPSRFLQRLAAVSGEVRWHDTLARGERFRRLARLIDADPPAARISRPAPTPAVELRPTMLSVTEIETWLRDPYSIYARHILKLRPLDGLDAAPGAAERGSAVHEALGDFAQAYPEALPANAETALRDFGRHAFAPLEAFPAEHALWWARFERLIPAFLAWERMRRAELSRIVAETGGRISLAGTRGPFRLAGYADRIEVRRDGALAILDYKTGVVPTAKQTAALYSPQLPLEAGIAARGGFDGVPPAPTADLVYVRLRSGNPPLEEKSVVGTDASAATLADATLERLETLVRAFENPAQGYVALRRPMFRGNTGDYGHLARVGEWSISGEGEGE; encoded by the coding sequence ATGAGTCGCACGCCGCGCCTCTTCACCGTGCCGGCCTCCGCGCCGTTCCTGGCGACGCTGGCCGGGGCGCTGCTGGACGGTGATCTAGTGCCCGGCTTCGCGCCGAGGGGTGATCCGCTCGCGCTCGCCTCCGCCACCGTGTTCCTGCCCACCCGCCGCGCCGGCCGGCTCCTCGGTGAGGCGCTGCTGGCGCAGACCAGTGGTGCGACGCTGCTGCCGCGCATCGTACCGCTCGGCGATGTCGACGAGGACGCGCTGGCCTTCGCCGAGGAATTCACCGAGCCCCCCTCCTCGGTTCCCGCCACGACGCGCCGCCTCGCCCTCGCCAACCTTGTCGGGCGCTGGCGCGACCTGCTGCGCGACGATGACGGGCGGGCCGCGGTTGCAGCCGGCCCGGGCGCCGGCCTCGCGCTCGCCGATGCGCTGGGCCAGCTGATTGACGAGATGGCGGCGCAGGAAGTGCCATGGGAGCGGCTCGACGACCTCGTTCCGGGCGAGCACGACCGCTATTGGGACATGGCGCTCGATTTCCTGAAGATCGCGCGCGAGGCCTGGCCGGCATTGCTCGCCGCGATGAATGCCATTGACGGCAGCGTGCGGCGCGACCGGCTGATCGCCGCCGAGGCCGCCCGCCTTGCCGCGCTCGGGGAAGATGCCGGCCCGGTGATCGCGGCCGGCTCGACCGGCTCGATGCCGGCGACCGCCCGCCTGCTGGCCAGCGTCGCCCGGCTGCCGCTTGGCGCGCTGGTATTGCCCGGCCTCGACACCGATCTGGACGAGGCGGCGTGGCGCGGCCTGATCGACAAGGAGCAGCCGGCGCCGAGCCACCCGCAATATGGTCTCGCCCGGCTGCTGGCGCTGGTCGGCGTCGAACGCGAGGATGTGAAGGTGCTCGGCGCGCCCGCCCTTTTTGGCCGCGAGCGCCTGCTGTCCGAGGCGCTGCGCCCCGCGCTCGCCACCGACGCCTGGGCCAGCCTTGGCAATGCCTGGCCGGCGACGGTCGGGACAGCGTTGGCGGATGTCGCGGTCATCGAGGCGGACGATGCCCGCGAGGAGGCGCTCACCATCGCCATCGCCTTGCGCGAGACGCTGGAGACTGCGGACAGGACCGCGGCTCTGGTGACGCCGGACCGCGATCTCGCTCGCCGTGTCGCGGCGGAACTGCTGCGCTTCGGGATCGCGATCGACGATTCCGCCGGCGAGCCGCTGTCCGAGAGCGTTGCCGGCCGGCTCGCCCGGCTGGTCGCCGACGCTGCGGCGGACGAACTGGCACCGGTGCCACTGGTGGGGCTGCTGCGTCATCCGCACGCCCGCTTCGGGCTGGAGGCAAGCGCGCTGGCGAGTGTCACCGACGCGCTGGAATTGATGGTGCTGCGCGGCCCGCGCCCCGCCGCGGACGCGGATGGGCTGATCGCCGCCGTGGCCGGGTTCGATCCGCGCAATTTCCACCGCACCGATCCGCGTCGCGGCATTGGCGACAGCGAGCGCAGCATCGCCGCCGATCTCGCGGGCCGCATCGGTGCGGCGCTGACGCCGCTGCTCGCTCTCGGGCGCTGCTCGCACCCTTTCGCCGATCTCGTCGCCGTGCACCGTGCGGCGTGCGACGCGGTGCGCGAGGGTTTCGCCGCGGCTCCCGGCGATGCGGCAACGCTTATCCTGGCGGAGGCCTTCGATGCGCTCGGCGAGGGCGGACCTTACGCCTCGGACATGACGTTAGCCGACTATGCGTCGGCTTTGCCGGATCTGTTCTCGGCCTGGTCGGTGCGCCCGCCGCTCGACGCCAACGCCCGGCTGCGCATCCTCGGCCCGCTGGAAGCCCGTCTCGTCGCGGTCGACCGCATGGTGCTGGCGGGGCTGGTCGAGGATGGCTGGCCGGCGGCGGTGCGCTCCGATCCCTGGCTCAGTCGGCCGATGCGTGCGGCACTCGGGCTGGAGGCGCCGGAGCGGCGCATCGGCCTGTCTGCCCATGACTTCGCGCAGTTCTGCGGCGCGCCGGAACTCATCCTCGCCCGCGCCGCCAAGGTCGGCGGTGCGCCGACCGTGCCCTCGCGCTTCCTCCAGCGGCTGGCGGCGGTGAGCGGTGAAGTGCGCTGGCATGACACGCTCGCGCGTGGCGAGCGTTTCCGCCGGCTCGCCCGGTTGATCGATGCCGACCCGCCCGCCGCGCGCATCTCCCGGCCGGCGCCGACGCCGGCTGTCGAGCTGCGCCCGACCATGCTCAGCGTGACCGAGATCGAGACCTGGCTGCGTGATCCCTATTCCATCTATGCGCGCCACATATTGAAGCTGCGCCCGCTCGACGGGCTCGACGCTGCCCCGGGTGCCGCAGAGCGTGGCAGTGCGGTGCATGAAGCGCTGGGCGATTTCGCGCAGGCCTATCCCGAGGCGCTTCCGGCGAACGCCGAGACCGCGCTGCGCGATTTCGGCCGGCATGCTTTCGCGCCGCTGGAGGCATTTCCCGCCGAGCACGCGCTGTGGTGGGCGCGCTTCGAGCGGCTGATCCCGGCCTTCCTCGCCTGGGAGCGGATGCGGCGCGCCGAGCTTTCCCGCATCGTCGCCGAAACGGGCGGGCGCATCAGCCTTGCCGGCACCCGCGGGCCGTTCCGGCTCGCCGGCTATGCCGATCGCATCGAAGTGCGCCGCGACGGCGCGCTGGCGATCCTCGACTACAAGACCGGCGTCGTGCCGACGGCAAAGCAGACCGCCGCGCTCTATTCGCCGCAATTGCCGCTGGAAGCCGGCATCGCCGCGCGCGGCGGCTTCGATGGGGTGCCGCCGGCGCCGACGGCGGACCTCGTCTATGTCCGGCTGCGCTCCGGCAACCCGCCGCTCGAAGAGAAGAGCGTGGTCGGCACCGATGCCAGCGCAGCGACGCTCGCCGATGCCACTCTGGAGCGGCTGGAGACGCTGGTGCGCGCCTTCGAGAACCCGGCGCAGGGCTATGTCGCGCTGCGCCGGCCGATGTTCCGCGGCAATACCGGCGATTACGGCCATCTGGCGCGGGTCGGCGAATGGTCGATCAGTGGCGAGGGTGAGGGCGAATGA